A part of Bufo bufo chromosome 7, aBufBuf1.1, whole genome shotgun sequence genomic DNA contains:
- the LOC121008071 gene encoding hemoglobin subunit beta-2-like has translation MVHWTAEERAAITSTWAKVNVEQDGHDALTRLLVVYPWTQRYFSSFGNLSNVTAISGNAKVKAHGKKVLTAVGNAIQHLDDVKHYLHDLSKSHAQELHVDPENFKRLGEVLVIVLASKLGSAFTPQVQAAWEKFINVLVAALSQGYF, from the exons ATGGTGCACTGGACTGCTGAGGAGAGAGCTGCCATTACCTCCACCTGGGCCAAGGTTAATGTTGAACAGGATGGTCATGATGCCCTGACTAG GCTGCTGGTCGTGTACCCCTGGACCCAGAGATACTTCAGCAGCTTTGGAAACCTGTCCAACGTCACCGCCATCTCTGGCAACGCCAAGGTGAAGGCTCATGGCAAGAAGGTGCTCACAGCTGTTGGCAATGCCATCCAACATTTGGATGATGTGAAACATTACCTGCATGACCTCAGCAAGTCCCATGCCCAGGAGCTCCATGTGGACCCCGAGAACTTCAAG CGCCTTGGAGAAGTTTTGGTCATCGTCTTGGCCTCCAAGCTGGGATCTGCATTCACCCCTCAGgtccaggctgcctgggagaagTTCATCAACGTCTTGGTGGCTGCCCTGAGCCAAGGCTATTTCTAA